From a single Rutidosis leptorrhynchoides isolate AG116_Rl617_1_P2 chromosome 5, CSIRO_AGI_Rlap_v1, whole genome shotgun sequence genomic region:
- the LOC139847040 gene encoding AT-rich interactive domain-containing protein 2-like isoform X2 gives MVYNELKINSPLPLVTGIEAGEDDVMPGPVLPNNFFSDYFGYTFPRRQIFHYDDIYLSLLNASPRKTIPIGPDQQADVPEYDPKFATVYKDKGGIERFLGRCVTTVALSVVDSDNKTYCECLDGGSIRCVQAHVKEARLRLRKCFGDEIFVEMGMVDMGEEVALMWTEEEQRLFHRVVYSNPSSIGNSFWKQLAIVFPYRTKKELVSYYFNVFILRRRAVQNRSHILDIDSDDDEWRGSYGGSFGEDDDLVVGDHDDDVGVGRSYDDNDVINDQFLENNLCKEGDVNSSGIVDETKDHTIEG, from the coding sequence ATGGTTTACAACGAGTTAAAAATCAACTCTCCATTACCATTGGTAACCGGAATCGAAGCCGGTGAAGATGATGTCATGCCGGGGCCCGTGCTCCCTAATAATTTTTTCTCCGATTATTTCGGATACACGTTTCCGAGACGTCAAATTTTTCATTACGATGATATATACTTGTCTTTATTAAATGCGTCTCCCAGGAAAACTATTCCTATTGGTCCAGATCAGCAGGCTGATGTTCCTGAATACGACCCAAAGTTTGCTACAGTTTATAAGGACAAAGGAGGAATCGAACGTTTTCTGGGACGTTGTGTGACTACGGTAGCGCTTTCCGTTGTTGATTCGGATAATAAAACCTACTGCGAGTGTTTGGATGGTGGTTCGATTAGGTGCGTGCAGGCTCATGTTAAGGAAGCGCGATTACGTTTAAGAAAATGTTTCGGGGATGAAATATTTGTTGAAATGGGAATGGTTGATATGGGGGAAGAAGTTGCGCTGATGTGGACTGAAGAAGAACAAAGATTATTTCATCGAGTTGTTTATTCGAATCCTTCATCGATTGGGAATTCGTTTTGGAAGCAACTTGCAATTGTGTTTCCTTATCGAACGAAGAAGGAACTCGTGAGTTATTATTTCAATGTGTTTATTTTGCGTAGACGAGCTGTTCAGAACAGATCGCATATTCTGGACattgatagtgatgatgatgaatggCGGGGAAGTTATGGTGGGAGTTTTGGGGAAGATGATGATTTGGTAGttggtgatcatgatgatgatgttggCGTTGGCCGaagttatgatgataatgatgtcatCAATGATCAATTTCTTGAGAACAATTTGTGTAAGGAAGGTGATGTAAACTCATCTGGTATTGTGGATGAGACTAAGGATCATACAATTGAAGGGTAG
- the LOC139847040 gene encoding uncharacterized protein isoform X1 translates to MGTKRAFDEDLQEFIKYPKHVDFGEAERKYFHKRDNEESENDISVPHMVYNELKINSPLPLVTGIEAGEDDVMPGPVLPNNFFSDYFGYTFPRRQIFHYDDIYLSLLNASPRKTIPIGPDQQADVPEYDPKFATVYKDKGGIERFLGRCVTTVALSVVDSDNKTYCECLDGGSIRCVQAHVKEARLRLRKCFGDEIFVEMGMVDMGEEVALMWTEEEQRLFHRVVYSNPSSIGNSFWKQLAIVFPYRTKKELVSYYFNVFILRRRAVQNRSHILDIDSDDDEWRGSYGGSFGEDDDLVVGDHDDDVGVGRSYDDNDVINDQFLENNLCKEGDVNSSGIVDETKDHTIEG, encoded by the exons ATGGGAACCAAACGGGCCTTTGATGAAGATCTTCAGGAGTTTATCAAGTACCCAAAACATGTCGATTTTG GTGAAGCTGAACGTAAATACTTCCATAAACGTGACAACGAGGAAAGTGAAAATGACATTTCTGTCCCTCATATGGTTTACAACGAGTTAAAAATCAACTCTCCATTACCATTGGTAACCGGAATCGAAGCCGGTGAAGATGATGTCATGCCGGGGCCCGTGCTCCCTAATAATTTTTTCTCCGATTATTTCGGATACACGTTTCCGAGACGTCAAATTTTTCATTACGATGATATATACTTGTCTTTATTAAATGCGTCTCCCAGGAAAACTATTCCTATTGGTCCAGATCAGCAGGCTGATGTTCCTGAATACGACCCAAAGTTTGCTACAGTTTATAAGGACAAAGGAGGAATCGAACGTTTTCTGGGACGTTGTGTGACTACGGTAGCGCTTTCCGTTGTTGATTCGGATAATAAAACCTACTGCGAGTGTTTGGATGGTGGTTCGATTAGGTGCGTGCAGGCTCATGTTAAGGAAGCGCGATTACGTTTAAGAAAATGTTTCGGGGATGAAATATTTGTTGAAATGGGAATGGTTGATATGGGGGAAGAAGTTGCGCTGATGTGGACTGAAGAAGAACAAAGATTATTTCATCGAGTTGTTTATTCGAATCCTTCATCGATTGGGAATTCGTTTTGGAAGCAACTTGCAATTGTGTTTCCTTATCGAACGAAGAAGGAACTCGTGAGTTATTATTTCAATGTGTTTATTTTGCGTAGACGAGCTGTTCAGAACAGATCGCATATTCTGGACattgatagtgatgatgatgaatggCGGGGAAGTTATGGTGGGAGTTTTGGGGAAGATGATGATTTGGTAGttggtgatcatgatgatgatgttggCGTTGGCCGaagttatgatgataatgatgtcatCAATGATCAATTTCTTGAGAACAATTTGTGTAAGGAAGGTGATGTAAACTCATCTGGTATTGTGGATGAGACTAAGGATCATACAATTGAAGGGTAG